One Paenibacillus sp. FSL H7-0737 DNA segment encodes these proteins:
- a CDS encoding superoxide dismutase, whose product MAFQLPALPYANNALEPHIDALTMEIHHDRHHNTYVTNLNAALEKAPELQSKSIEELLTDLNAVPEAIRTAVRNNGGGHANHTLFWEVIGPNGGGAPTGALAAAIDSELGGFEKFKEDFAAAATTRFGSGWAWLVVKDGKLAVTSTPNQDNPISEGATPILGLDVWEHAYYLNYQNKRPDYIKAFWNVVNWEEVGKRYESAK is encoded by the coding sequence ATGGCATTTCAATTACCAGCACTTCCTTATGCAAACAACGCACTCGAACCACACATCGACGCTTTGACGATGGAAATTCACCATGATAGACACCATAACACATATGTGACTAATCTGAACGCAGCTTTGGAAAAGGCACCTGAATTGCAAAGCAAAAGCATCGAAGAACTTCTTACAGATCTGAACGCTGTACCAGAAGCTATCCGCACTGCTGTTCGTAACAATGGTGGCGGACACGCTAACCACACCTTGTTCTGGGAAGTTATCGGACCAAACGGCGGCGGCGCACCAACTGGCGCACTTGCAGCAGCTATTGACAGCGAACTGGGCGGATTCGAAAAATTCAAAGAAGATTTCGCAGCAGCAGCAACTACTCGTTTCGGCAGTGGCTGGGCTTGGCTAGTTGTTAAAGATGGCAAACTGGCAGTAACAAGCACACCTAACCAAGACAACCCAATCAGCGAAGGCGCTACTCCAATCCTCGGACTTGATGTATGGGAGCACGCTTACTACCTGAACTACCAAAACAAACGCCCTGATTACATCAAAGCGTTCTGGAACGTAGTAAACTGGGAAGAAGTTGGCAAACGTTACGAAAGCGCGAAATAA
- a CDS encoding GNAT family N-acetyltransferase: protein MHVRSFQLSDVSPVTDLLQTALSEECFENTIEPFSRQLSWDSDLIVVAEDEEEIVGALIGTIEKNHGCYFRIAVHPDYRRRGVGRSLVSAMESRFQARKVSGIYVAVDEHNSFALPLYEAMGYSENQIFKSVRKLSIVG from the coding sequence ATGCACGTTCGTTCCTTTCAATTAAGCGACGTTAGCCCTGTGACTGATTTGCTGCAAACCGCATTATCGGAAGAATGTTTCGAGAACACTATCGAGCCTTTCTCCAGGCAGCTTTCATGGGATTCAGATCTCATTGTAGTTGCGGAAGATGAAGAAGAAATTGTTGGAGCACTGATTGGTACGATTGAGAAAAACCACGGTTGTTATTTCCGGATTGCTGTACATCCTGATTATCGCCGCAGAGGAGTCGGTAGAAGTCTGGTATCGGCTATGGAATCCAGGTTTCAAGCTCGTAAGGTTAGTGGTATCTACGTAGCCGTCGATGAGCATAATTCTTTTGCATTGCCATTGTATGAAGCTATGGGATATAGCGAGAATCAAATTTTTAAATCTGTCCGGAAGCTGAGCATTGTTGGGTAA